In Numida meleagris isolate 19003 breed g44 Domestic line chromosome 3, NumMel1.0, whole genome shotgun sequence, the following are encoded in one genomic region:
- the DNAJC27 gene encoding dnaJ homolog subfamily C member 27 isoform X2, producing MEANAPKRKEARKSLRIKVISMGNAESCIIKRYCEKRFVPKYLATIGIDYGVTKVQVRDREIKVNIFDMAGHPFFYEVRNEFYKDTQGVILVYDVGQKESFDALDAWLAEMKQELGPHGNMDNIVFVVCANKIDCTKHRSVDESEGRLWAESRGFLYFETSAQTGEGINEMFQTFYSAIIDLCDNGGKRPPSSMGVGFTKEQADAIRRIRNSKDSWDMLGVKPGATRDEVNKAYRKLAVLLHPDKCVAPGSEDAFKAVVNARTALLKNIK from the exons ATGGAGGCGAACGCGCCGAAGCGGAAAGAGGCGCGAAAGTCGCTACGGATCAAAGTTATCTCCATGGGCAACGCGGAG agCTGCATTATAAAGCGCTATTGTGAGAAGAGATTCGTTCCCAAATACCTTGCGACTATTGGTATCGACTACGGCGTCACAAA AGTACAAGTCAGAGACCGAGAAATCAAAGTGAACATCTTTGACATGGCAGGGCACCCATTCTTCTACGAG GTGAGGAATGAGTTTTACAAGGATACTCAGGGAGTCATCCTGGTCTATGATGTTGGACAAAAGGAGTCTTTTGACGCGCTGGATGCGTGGCTGGCTGAGATGAAGCAGGAGCTGGGTCCCCATGGGAACATGGACAACATTGTCTTCGTTGTCTGCGCAAACAAG aTTGACTGCACAAAGCACCGCAGCGTGGATGAAAGCGAGGGGCGGCTGTGGGCAGAGAGCCGGGGCTTTCTCTACTTTGAGACATCGGCACAAACAGGAGAGGGAATCAATGAGATGTTCCAG ACATTCTACTCTGCCATCATCGACCTGTGTGACAACGGCGGGAAGCGTCCCCCCTCCAGCATGGGGGTGGGCTTCACTAAAGAGCAGGCAGATGCCATTCGTAGGATCCGCAACAGCAAGGACAGCTGGGACATGCTGGGAGTCAAGCCCGGAGCCACCAG AGACGAAGTGAACAAAGCCTACAGaaagctggctgtgctgctccaccCTGATAAGTGCGTGGCTCCTGGCAGTGAAGATGCCTTCAAAGCCGTGGTGAACGCCCGAACTGCACTTCTCAAAAACATCAAGtag
- the DNAJC27 gene encoding dnaJ homolog subfamily C member 27 isoform X1 — MEANAPKRKEARKSLRIKVISMGNAEVGKSCIIKRYCEKRFVPKYLATIGIDYGVTKVQVRDREIKVNIFDMAGHPFFYEVRNEFYKDTQGVILVYDVGQKESFDALDAWLAEMKQELGPHGNMDNIVFVVCANKIDCTKHRSVDESEGRLWAESRGFLYFETSAQTGEGINEMFQTFYSAIIDLCDNGGKRPPSSMGVGFTKEQADAIRRIRNSKDSWDMLGVKPGATRDEVNKAYRKLAVLLHPDKCVAPGSEDAFKAVVNARTALLKNIK; from the exons ATGGAGGCGAACGCGCCGAAGCGGAAAGAGGCGCGAAAGTCGCTACGGATCAAAGTTATCTCCATGGGCAACGCGGAGGTGGGGAAG agCTGCATTATAAAGCGCTATTGTGAGAAGAGATTCGTTCCCAAATACCTTGCGACTATTGGTATCGACTACGGCGTCACAAA AGTACAAGTCAGAGACCGAGAAATCAAAGTGAACATCTTTGACATGGCAGGGCACCCATTCTTCTACGAG GTGAGGAATGAGTTTTACAAGGATACTCAGGGAGTCATCCTGGTCTATGATGTTGGACAAAAGGAGTCTTTTGACGCGCTGGATGCGTGGCTGGCTGAGATGAAGCAGGAGCTGGGTCCCCATGGGAACATGGACAACATTGTCTTCGTTGTCTGCGCAAACAAG aTTGACTGCACAAAGCACCGCAGCGTGGATGAAAGCGAGGGGCGGCTGTGGGCAGAGAGCCGGGGCTTTCTCTACTTTGAGACATCGGCACAAACAGGAGAGGGAATCAATGAGATGTTCCAG ACATTCTACTCTGCCATCATCGACCTGTGTGACAACGGCGGGAAGCGTCCCCCCTCCAGCATGGGGGTGGGCTTCACTAAAGAGCAGGCAGATGCCATTCGTAGGATCCGCAACAGCAAGGACAGCTGGGACATGCTGGGAGTCAAGCCCGGAGCCACCAG AGACGAAGTGAACAAAGCCTACAGaaagctggctgtgctgctccaccCTGATAAGTGCGTGGCTCCTGGCAGTGAAGATGCCTTCAAAGCCGTGGTGAACGCCCGAACTGCACTTCTCAAAAACATCAAGtag
- the ADCY3 gene encoding adenylate cyclase type 3 isoform X2 translates to MPRNRDFSEPEYSAEYSADYSVSLPSDPERAVGRTHEVTVRSSGPCLCLPRFMRLTFAPESLENLYQTYFRRQRHETLLVLVVFAALFDCYVLLTCAAVYAADKLAPALAAGTGLAAHVLLFALCKYRLLPERAARRFLPYVLWVLILAQIFCYLGLNFSRSPEASDTVGWQAFFVFSFFITLPLRLAPIVLITAVSCGVHTLVLGVTVAQQRQDALDEGALLRQILSNIAIYLCAITVGTMSYYMADRKHRKAFLEARQSLEVKLNLEEQSQQQERLMLSILPKHVADEMLKDMKKDPSQKEMQQFNTMYMYRHENVSILFADIVGFTQLSSSCSAQELVKLLNELFARFDKLAAKYHQLRIKILGDCYYCICGLPDYREDHAVCSIMMGLAMVEAISYVREKTKTAVDMRVGVHSGTVLGGVLGQKRWQYDVWSTDVTVANKMEAGGIPGRVHISQSTMDCLKGEFEVEPGEGGSRCEYLKEKGIVTYLIVVPKQPLRNGINGVKLSLTSSHGGSPLLVNTKERNGSVSMARTSPEEPDEPDARVRGTLENGEEDGEAVNPSFPNPRRRLRLRDLAERVIDASQNEQELNKLLNEALLERESVQALKGKSTFRLSMRFIDPEMETRYSVEKEKQSGAAFSCSCVVLFFTALVEVFIDPWLVANYVTFIVGEILLLILTLCSLAAIFPRVFPKKLVAFSTWIDRTRWARNTWAMAAIIIVTMADIVDMLSCQQDYSGTGNGTVVPPRPGGCWEQPKYYSYIAVLALVATIMLVQVSHMVKLTLMVLITGAAGTVNIYAWEHIFDQYDRRRSQQSASSLVPSKYSMTAMIFIVMLSFYYFSRHVEKLARTLFLWKIDVHDQKERVYEMRRWNEALVTNMLPEHVARHFLGSKKRDEELYSQSYDEIGVMFASLPNFADFYTEESINNGGIECLRFLNEIISDFDALLDEPQFRCITKIKTIGSTYMAASGVTPDANANGYSTKKETLSDKERWQHLADLADFALAMKVTLMNINYQSFNNFMLRIGMNKGAVLAGVIGARKPHYDIWGNTVNVASRMESTGVMGNIQVVEETHLILKEYGFRFVRRGAIYVKGKGELLTFFLKGREKQGSFVNGSSVTLPHQVVDSS, encoded by the exons ATGCCGAGGAACAGGGATTTCTCGGAGCCCGAGTACTCGGCCGAGTACTCCGCCGACTACTCGGTGAGCCTGCCGTCGGACCCCGAGCGCGCCGTGGGCCGGACCCACGAGGTGACGGTGcgcagctcggggccgtgcctCTGCCTGCCCCGCTTCATGCGCCTCACCTTCGCGCCCGAGTCCCTGGAGAACCTCTACCAGACCTACTTCCGTCGCCAGCGCCACGAGACCCTCCTGGTGCTGGTGGTCTTCGCCGCCCTCTTCGATTGCTACGTCCTCCTCACGTGCGCCGCGGTCTACGCCGCCGACAAGTTGGCCCCGGCGTTGGCGGCGGGGACCGGGTTGGCCGCCCACGTGTTGCTCTTCGCCCTCTGCAAGTACCGGCTGCTGCCCGAGCGCGCCGCCCGCCGCTTCCTGCCCTATGTCCTCTGGGTCCTCATCTTGGCCCAGATCTTCTGCTACTTGGGCCTCAACTTCTCGCGCTCGCCCGAGGCCAGCGACACGGTGGGCTGGCAGGCCTTCTTCGTCTTCTCCTTCTTCATCACGCTGCCGCTGCGCCTGGCGCCCATCGTGCTCATCACCGCCGTGTCCTGCGGGGTCCACACGCTGGTGCTTGGCGTCACCGTCGCCCAACAGCGGCAGGATGCCCTGGATGAGGGCGCGCTGCTGAGACAG ATCCTGTCCAACATTGCCATCTACCTTTGTGCCATCACGGTGGGCACCATGTCCTACTACATGGCTGACCGCAAGCACCGCAAGGCCTTCCTGGAAGCACGGCAGTCCCTTGAGGTCAAGCTCAACctggaggagcagagccagcagcag GAGCGGCTGATGCTCTCCATCCTGCCCAAGCACGTGGCGGATGAGATGCTGAAAGATATGAAGAAGGACCCAAGCCAGAAGGAGATGCAGCAGTTCAACACCATGTACATGTACCGGCACGAGAACGTCAG CATCCTCTTTGCGGACATCGTGGGTTTCACTCAGCTCTCCTCGTCCTGCAGCGCCCAGGAGCTGGTGAAGCTCCTCAACGAGCTCTTCGCCCGCTTCGACAAGCTGGCAGCC AAATACCACCAGCTGCGCATCAAGATCCTGGGTGACTGCTATTACTGCATCTGTGGGCTGCCTGACTACCGGGAGGACCACGCTGTCTGCTCCATCATGATGGGGCTTGCCATGGTGGAGGCCATTTC CTATGTGCGGGAAAAGACCAAGACGGCGGTGGACATGCGTGTGGGAGTGCACAGCGGCACGGTGCTGGGCGGCGTGCTGGGCCAGAAGCGCTGGCAGTACGACGTGTGGTCCACCGACGTCACTGTGGCCAACAAGATGGAGGCAGGTGGCATCCCTGG GCGTGTGCACATCTCACAGAGCACCATGGACTGCTTGAAGGGCGAGTTCGAGGTGGAGCCGGGCGAGGGCGGCTCTCGCTGCGAGTACCTGAAGGAGAAGGGCATTGTCACCTACCTCATCGTAGTGCCCAAGCAGCCTCTACGCAATGGCATCAATGGGGTG AAGCTGTCACTGACCTCGTCCCACGGAGGCTCCCCACTGCTCGTCAACACCAAGGAGCGCAATGGCAGTGTCAGCATGGCACGCACCAGCCCTGAGGAGCCTGATGAGCCCGACGCCAGAGTGAGGGGCACTCTGGAGAACGGGGAGGAGGATGGAGAG GCTGTGAACCCATCCTTCCCCAACCCGCGGCGCCGGCTGCGGCTGCGGGACCTGGCTGAGCGGGTAATTGATGCGTCGCAGAATGAGCAGGAGCTCAACAAGCTGCTCAACGAGGCCCTGCTGGAGCGCGAGTCCGTCCAGGC GTTGAAGGGGAAGAGCACCTTCCGGCTCTCCATGCGCTTCATTGACCCCGAGATGGAGACGCGCTACTCGgtggagaaggagaagcagagcggtgctgccttcagctgctcctgtgtTGTCCTCTTCTTCACTGCCTTGGTGGAGGTCTTCATCGACCCTTG GCTGGTGGCCAACTACGTGACCTTCATAGTGGGGGAGATCTTGCTGCTCATCCTCACCCTCTGCTCTCTGGCTGCCATCTTTCCCCGG GTCTTCCCCAAAAAGCTTGTGGCCTTCTCCACCTGGATTGACAGGACTCGCTGGGCACGCAACACCTGGGCCATGGCCGCCATCATCATTGTCACCATGGCTGATATTGTGGACATG ctcagctgccagcaggacTACAGTGGGACAGGCAATGGGACGGTGGTGCCACCACGGCCGggtggctgctgggagcagcccaaGTACTACAGCTACATCGCCGTGCTGGCCCTGGTGGCCACCATCATGCTGGTGCAGGTCAGCCACATGGTCAAGCTGACTCTCATGGTGCTGATCACCGGGGCGGCCGGCACTGTCAACATCTATGCCTGGGAGCACATCTTCGACCAGTACGACCGCCGCCGCAGCCAGCAGAGCGC GTCCTCTCTGGTCCCCTCCAAGTATTCCATGACAGCCATGATCTTCATCGTGATGCTCAGCTTTTACTACTTCTCTCGCCAC GTGGAAAAGCTGGCCAGGACACTCTTCCTCTGGAAGATTGATGTCCACGACCAGAAGGAGAGGGTCTATGAGATGCGGCGCTGGAACGAGGCCCTTGTCACCAACATGCTGCCCGAGCACGTGGCCCGGCACTTCCTGGGCTCCAAGAAGCGGGACGAG GAGCTGTACAGCCAGTCCTACGACGAGATTGGCGTCATGTTCGCTTCTCTCCCCAACTTTGCTGACTTCTACACAGAGGAGAGTATCAACAATGGTGGCATCGAGTGCCTGCGGTTCCTCAATGAGATCATCTCTGACTTCGACGCA CTCCTGGATGAACCCCAATTCCGGTGTATCACCAAAATCAAAACCATCGGCAGCACCTACATGGCCGCGTCCGGAGTGACCCCCGATGCCAACGCCAATGGCTACAGCACCAAG AAGGAGACCCTCTCGGATAAGGAGCGCTGGCAGCATTTGGCTGACCTCGCCGACTTTGCCTTAGCCATGAAGGTGACGCTGATGAACATCAACTACCAGTCCTTCAACAACTTCATGCTGCGCATAG GCATGAACAAGGGCGCCGTGCTGGCAGGAGTCATTGGTGCCCGCAAGCCCCACTATGACATCTGGGGCAACACAGTGAACGTGGCCAGCAGGATGGAGTCCACCGGTGTGATGGGGAACATACAG GTGGTAGAGGAGACCCATCTCATCCTGAAGGAGTATGGCTTCCGCTTTGTGCGCCGTGGGGCCATCTACGTCAAGGGCAAAGGGGAGCTGCTCACTTTCTTTCTCAAGGGCCGGGAGAAGCAGGGCTCCTTCGTCAATGGCTCATCCGTCACCCTACCCCATCAGGTGGTGGACAGCTCCTGA
- the ADCY3 gene encoding adenylate cyclase type 3 isoform X1 — protein sequence MPRNRDFSEPEYSAEYSADYSVSLPSDPERAVGRTHEVTVRSSGPCLCLPRFMRLTFAPESLENLYQTYFRRQRHETLLVLVVFAALFDCYVLLTCAAVYAADKLAPALAAGTGLAAHVLLFALCKYRLLPERAARRFLPYVLWVLILAQIFCYLGLNFSRSPEASDTVGWQAFFVFSFFITLPLRLAPIVLITAVSCGVHTLVLGVTVAQQRQDALDEGALLRQILSNIAIYLCAITVGTMSYYMADRKHRKAFLEARQSLEVKLNLEEQSQQQERLMLSILPKHVADEMLKDMKKDPSQKEMQQFNTMYMYRHENVSILFADIVGFTQLSSSCSAQELVKLLNELFARFDKLAAKYHQLRIKILGDCYYCICGLPDYREDHAVCSIMMGLAMVEAISYVREKTKTAVDMRVGVHSGTVLGGVLGQKRWQYDVWSTDVTVANKMEAGGIPGRVHISQSTMDCLKGEFEVEPGEGGSRCEYLKEKGIVTYLIVVPKQPLRNGINGVKLSLTSSHGGSPLLVNTKERNGSVSMARTSPEEPDEPDARVRGTLENGEEDGEAVNPSFPNPRRRLRLRDLAERVIDASQNEQELNKLLNEALLERESVQALKGKSTFRLSMRFIDPEMETRYSVEKEKQSGAAFSCSCVVLFFTALVEVFIDPWLVANYVTFIVGEILLLILTLCSLAAIFPRVFPKKLVAFSTWIDRTRWARNTWAMAAIIIVTMADIVDMLSCQQDYSGTGNGTVVPPRPGGCWEQPKYYSYIAVLALVATIMLVQVSHMVKLTLMVLITGAAGTVNIYAWEHIFDQYDRRRSQQSARSSLVPSKYSMTAMIFIVMLSFYYFSRHVEKLARTLFLWKIDVHDQKERVYEMRRWNEALVTNMLPEHVARHFLGSKKRDEELYSQSYDEIGVMFASLPNFADFYTEESINNGGIECLRFLNEIISDFDALLDEPQFRCITKIKTIGSTYMAASGVTPDANANGYSTKKETLSDKERWQHLADLADFALAMKVTLMNINYQSFNNFMLRIGMNKGAVLAGVIGARKPHYDIWGNTVNVASRMESTGVMGNIQVVEETHLILKEYGFRFVRRGAIYVKGKGELLTFFLKGREKQGSFVNGSSVTLPHQVVDSS from the exons ATGCCGAGGAACAGGGATTTCTCGGAGCCCGAGTACTCGGCCGAGTACTCCGCCGACTACTCGGTGAGCCTGCCGTCGGACCCCGAGCGCGCCGTGGGCCGGACCCACGAGGTGACGGTGcgcagctcggggccgtgcctCTGCCTGCCCCGCTTCATGCGCCTCACCTTCGCGCCCGAGTCCCTGGAGAACCTCTACCAGACCTACTTCCGTCGCCAGCGCCACGAGACCCTCCTGGTGCTGGTGGTCTTCGCCGCCCTCTTCGATTGCTACGTCCTCCTCACGTGCGCCGCGGTCTACGCCGCCGACAAGTTGGCCCCGGCGTTGGCGGCGGGGACCGGGTTGGCCGCCCACGTGTTGCTCTTCGCCCTCTGCAAGTACCGGCTGCTGCCCGAGCGCGCCGCCCGCCGCTTCCTGCCCTATGTCCTCTGGGTCCTCATCTTGGCCCAGATCTTCTGCTACTTGGGCCTCAACTTCTCGCGCTCGCCCGAGGCCAGCGACACGGTGGGCTGGCAGGCCTTCTTCGTCTTCTCCTTCTTCATCACGCTGCCGCTGCGCCTGGCGCCCATCGTGCTCATCACCGCCGTGTCCTGCGGGGTCCACACGCTGGTGCTTGGCGTCACCGTCGCCCAACAGCGGCAGGATGCCCTGGATGAGGGCGCGCTGCTGAGACAG ATCCTGTCCAACATTGCCATCTACCTTTGTGCCATCACGGTGGGCACCATGTCCTACTACATGGCTGACCGCAAGCACCGCAAGGCCTTCCTGGAAGCACGGCAGTCCCTTGAGGTCAAGCTCAACctggaggagcagagccagcagcag GAGCGGCTGATGCTCTCCATCCTGCCCAAGCACGTGGCGGATGAGATGCTGAAAGATATGAAGAAGGACCCAAGCCAGAAGGAGATGCAGCAGTTCAACACCATGTACATGTACCGGCACGAGAACGTCAG CATCCTCTTTGCGGACATCGTGGGTTTCACTCAGCTCTCCTCGTCCTGCAGCGCCCAGGAGCTGGTGAAGCTCCTCAACGAGCTCTTCGCCCGCTTCGACAAGCTGGCAGCC AAATACCACCAGCTGCGCATCAAGATCCTGGGTGACTGCTATTACTGCATCTGTGGGCTGCCTGACTACCGGGAGGACCACGCTGTCTGCTCCATCATGATGGGGCTTGCCATGGTGGAGGCCATTTC CTATGTGCGGGAAAAGACCAAGACGGCGGTGGACATGCGTGTGGGAGTGCACAGCGGCACGGTGCTGGGCGGCGTGCTGGGCCAGAAGCGCTGGCAGTACGACGTGTGGTCCACCGACGTCACTGTGGCCAACAAGATGGAGGCAGGTGGCATCCCTGG GCGTGTGCACATCTCACAGAGCACCATGGACTGCTTGAAGGGCGAGTTCGAGGTGGAGCCGGGCGAGGGCGGCTCTCGCTGCGAGTACCTGAAGGAGAAGGGCATTGTCACCTACCTCATCGTAGTGCCCAAGCAGCCTCTACGCAATGGCATCAATGGGGTG AAGCTGTCACTGACCTCGTCCCACGGAGGCTCCCCACTGCTCGTCAACACCAAGGAGCGCAATGGCAGTGTCAGCATGGCACGCACCAGCCCTGAGGAGCCTGATGAGCCCGACGCCAGAGTGAGGGGCACTCTGGAGAACGGGGAGGAGGATGGAGAG GCTGTGAACCCATCCTTCCCCAACCCGCGGCGCCGGCTGCGGCTGCGGGACCTGGCTGAGCGGGTAATTGATGCGTCGCAGAATGAGCAGGAGCTCAACAAGCTGCTCAACGAGGCCCTGCTGGAGCGCGAGTCCGTCCAGGC GTTGAAGGGGAAGAGCACCTTCCGGCTCTCCATGCGCTTCATTGACCCCGAGATGGAGACGCGCTACTCGgtggagaaggagaagcagagcggtgctgccttcagctgctcctgtgtTGTCCTCTTCTTCACTGCCTTGGTGGAGGTCTTCATCGACCCTTG GCTGGTGGCCAACTACGTGACCTTCATAGTGGGGGAGATCTTGCTGCTCATCCTCACCCTCTGCTCTCTGGCTGCCATCTTTCCCCGG GTCTTCCCCAAAAAGCTTGTGGCCTTCTCCACCTGGATTGACAGGACTCGCTGGGCACGCAACACCTGGGCCATGGCCGCCATCATCATTGTCACCATGGCTGATATTGTGGACATG ctcagctgccagcaggacTACAGTGGGACAGGCAATGGGACGGTGGTGCCACCACGGCCGggtggctgctgggagcagcccaaGTACTACAGCTACATCGCCGTGCTGGCCCTGGTGGCCACCATCATGCTGGTGCAGGTCAGCCACATGGTCAAGCTGACTCTCATGGTGCTGATCACCGGGGCGGCCGGCACTGTCAACATCTATGCCTGGGAGCACATCTTCGACCAGTACGACCGCCGCCGCAGCCAGCAGAGCGC CAGGTCCTCTCTGGTCCCCTCCAAGTATTCCATGACAGCCATGATCTTCATCGTGATGCTCAGCTTTTACTACTTCTCTCGCCAC GTGGAAAAGCTGGCCAGGACACTCTTCCTCTGGAAGATTGATGTCCACGACCAGAAGGAGAGGGTCTATGAGATGCGGCGCTGGAACGAGGCCCTTGTCACCAACATGCTGCCCGAGCACGTGGCCCGGCACTTCCTGGGCTCCAAGAAGCGGGACGAG GAGCTGTACAGCCAGTCCTACGACGAGATTGGCGTCATGTTCGCTTCTCTCCCCAACTTTGCTGACTTCTACACAGAGGAGAGTATCAACAATGGTGGCATCGAGTGCCTGCGGTTCCTCAATGAGATCATCTCTGACTTCGACGCA CTCCTGGATGAACCCCAATTCCGGTGTATCACCAAAATCAAAACCATCGGCAGCACCTACATGGCCGCGTCCGGAGTGACCCCCGATGCCAACGCCAATGGCTACAGCACCAAG AAGGAGACCCTCTCGGATAAGGAGCGCTGGCAGCATTTGGCTGACCTCGCCGACTTTGCCTTAGCCATGAAGGTGACGCTGATGAACATCAACTACCAGTCCTTCAACAACTTCATGCTGCGCATAG GCATGAACAAGGGCGCCGTGCTGGCAGGAGTCATTGGTGCCCGCAAGCCCCACTATGACATCTGGGGCAACACAGTGAACGTGGCCAGCAGGATGGAGTCCACCGGTGTGATGGGGAACATACAG GTGGTAGAGGAGACCCATCTCATCCTGAAGGAGTATGGCTTCCGCTTTGTGCGCCGTGGGGCCATCTACGTCAAGGGCAAAGGGGAGCTGCTCACTTTCTTTCTCAAGGGCCGGGAGAAGCAGGGCTCCTTCGTCAATGGCTCATCCGTCACCCTACCCCATCAGGTGGTGGACAGCTCCTGA
- the CENPO gene encoding centromere protein O isoform X2, with protein MEEERNSDEKENALQERSLSAASRDGELQISAVPLAQGKVEERKVYSGDGVLGYLEMLEAQAHELGLKQEEKEQQEKKLDRLKARVQELRAQRDELRAKVELQEKRLLDKEGVVTDPAKPSAQTVLEWKMKSIKAMLQIFYLTGISGKLTKHGVCFCISTAYEGTYLDSYYVDLLIKPEVKIQRHSVPVFIPLEQIAKKYLQTDIRRFLSVLSDHLNAYVGRRHQADQLEEHFSDRIEGTLQRNSLCNLLVFNYNVSSNNKTFLFNVRLLYGDLCRSLPTEAIISCETGALSLLAEMAAAHSDAFRHVALHKAFNLLFNAKESQD; from the exons ATGGAGGAAGAGCGTAACAGtgatgagaaggaaaatgccCTGCAGGAAAGATCTCTCAGTGCTGCCTCTCGGGATGGAGAATTGCAAATATCTGCGGTTCCACTTGCACAAGGGAaggtggaagaaaggaaagtgtACTCAGGAGATG GGGTGTTAGGTTATCTGGAAATGCTGGAGGCACAGGCTCACGAGTTAGGCctgaagcaagaagaaaaggagcagcaagaaaagaagcttGACAGACTGAAAGCCAGAGTGCAAGAGCTGAGAGCCCAGAGGGATGAGCTGCGGGCTAAagtggagctgcaggaaaaaagg CTCCTTGACAAAGAAGGAGTTGTGACAGATCCAGCAAAGCCCAGTGCTCAGACTGTTTTGGAgtggaaaatgaagagcattAAGGCCATGCTGCAGATCTTTTACCTTACAG GAATCAGTGGGAAGCTGACCAAGCACGGAGTGTGTTTCTGCATCAGCACTGCTTATGAAGGCACCTACCTGGATTCCTATTATGTGGACCTCCTCATCAAGCCAGAAGTGAAGATTCAACGCCACTCTGTCCCCGTCTTCATCCCCCTGGAGCAGATAGCCAAGAAGTACCTGCAGACGGACATCAGGCGCTTCCTGTCTGTCCTGTCCGACCACCTGAACGCTTACGTTGGAAGGAGGCACCAGGCAGACCAGTTAGAG GAACACTTTTCAGACCGCATAGAAGGAACCTTGCAGAGGAACTCCTTGTGTAACTTGCTGGTCTTTAATTACAACGTGTCAAGTAACAACAAGACCTTTCTGTTCAATGTGAGGCTGCTTTATGGAGACCTTTGTCGCAGCCTCCCTACTGAAGCCATCATTTCTTGTGAAA CCGGCGCTCTTTCATTGCTAGCAGAGATGGCAGCAGCTCACTCAGACGCGTTTCGCCACGTGGCTCTGCACAAAGCCTTCAACTTGCTCTTCAATGCTAAGGAAAGCCAGGACTGA
- the CENPO gene encoding centromere protein O isoform X1: MLLYGEAWPRMPDTESLQDCPCVGPTREPDLHPGFMEEERNSDEKENALQERSLSAASRDGELQISAVPLAQGKVEERKVYSGDGVLGYLEMLEAQAHELGLKQEEKEQQEKKLDRLKARVQELRAQRDELRAKVELQEKRLLDKEGVVTDPAKPSAQTVLEWKMKSIKAMLQIFYLTGISGKLTKHGVCFCISTAYEGTYLDSYYVDLLIKPEVKIQRHSVPVFIPLEQIAKKYLQTDIRRFLSVLSDHLNAYVGRRHQADQLEEHFSDRIEGTLQRNSLCNLLVFNYNVSSNNKTFLFNVRLLYGDLCRSLPTEAIISCETGALSLLAEMAAAHSDAFRHVALHKAFNLLFNAKESQD, encoded by the exons ATGCTGCTGTACGGGGAGGCGTGGCCGCGCATGCCAGACACTGAAAG CCTTCAGGACTGTCCTTGTGTGGGCCCAACCCGGGAGCCAGACCTGCATCCAGGCTTCATGGAGGAAGAGCGTAACAGtgatgagaaggaaaatgccCTGCAGGAAAGATCTCTCAGTGCTGCCTCTCGGGATGGAGAATTGCAAATATCTGCGGTTCCACTTGCACAAGGGAaggtggaagaaaggaaagtgtACTCAGGAGATG GGGTGTTAGGTTATCTGGAAATGCTGGAGGCACAGGCTCACGAGTTAGGCctgaagcaagaagaaaaggagcagcaagaaaagaagcttGACAGACTGAAAGCCAGAGTGCAAGAGCTGAGAGCCCAGAGGGATGAGCTGCGGGCTAAagtggagctgcaggaaaaaagg CTCCTTGACAAAGAAGGAGTTGTGACAGATCCAGCAAAGCCCAGTGCTCAGACTGTTTTGGAgtggaaaatgaagagcattAAGGCCATGCTGCAGATCTTTTACCTTACAG GAATCAGTGGGAAGCTGACCAAGCACGGAGTGTGTTTCTGCATCAGCACTGCTTATGAAGGCACCTACCTGGATTCCTATTATGTGGACCTCCTCATCAAGCCAGAAGTGAAGATTCAACGCCACTCTGTCCCCGTCTTCATCCCCCTGGAGCAGATAGCCAAGAAGTACCTGCAGACGGACATCAGGCGCTTCCTGTCTGTCCTGTCCGACCACCTGAACGCTTACGTTGGAAGGAGGCACCAGGCAGACCAGTTAGAG GAACACTTTTCAGACCGCATAGAAGGAACCTTGCAGAGGAACTCCTTGTGTAACTTGCTGGTCTTTAATTACAACGTGTCAAGTAACAACAAGACCTTTCTGTTCAATGTGAGGCTGCTTTATGGAGACCTTTGTCGCAGCCTCCCTACTGAAGCCATCATTTCTTGTGAAA CCGGCGCTCTTTCATTGCTAGCAGAGATGGCAGCAGCTCACTCAGACGCGTTTCGCCACGTGGCTCTGCACAAAGCCTTCAACTTGCTCTTCAATGCTAAGGAAAGCCAGGACTGA